In one Neobacillus sp. WH10 genomic region, the following are encoded:
- a CDS encoding glycerate kinase: MKIVIAPDSFKESLSALEVADAIEKGFKRHFPHAEYLKIPMADGGEGTVQSLVDATGGEIIRKKVTGPLGVPVEAFFGILGNKTTAVIEMAAASGLHFVPAEKRNPLITSTRGTGELIAAALDYGVNHIIIGIGGSATNDGGAGMAKALGVQFLDRNGNEIGEGGGSLGDLESIDLADIDPRLKEIKIEVACDVDNPLTGERGASAIFGPQKGATPEMVAQLDTNLSHFADIIECDLGKKIKDVSGAGAAGGLGGGLLAFLNAELKRGVDIVIEATGLSQFVQDADLVITGEGKIDGQTIFGKTPIGIAKTAKKFGTPVVGIAGNIANDSDIVHDYGIDAVFSIVPGVVLLEDAFTHAAEYVERTAANIAAVWKMKR, translated from the coding sequence ATGAAAATTGTCATTGCTCCAGATTCATTTAAGGAAAGTTTGTCTGCACTTGAGGTAGCAGATGCCATCGAAAAAGGATTTAAACGTCATTTTCCTCATGCGGAGTATCTAAAAATCCCAATGGCTGATGGTGGCGAAGGGACGGTACAGTCCCTTGTCGATGCAACTGGAGGGGAAATTATTCGAAAAAAAGTAACTGGCCCTCTTGGTGTACCTGTAGAGGCCTTTTTCGGAATTCTCGGTAACAAGACAACAGCTGTGATTGAAATGGCGGCAGCTTCAGGTTTACACTTTGTCCCAGCTGAAAAACGAAATCCTTTGATCACCTCAACTCGAGGGACAGGGGAATTAATCGCTGCTGCTCTCGATTATGGTGTCAACCATATCATCATTGGAATTGGTGGTAGTGCTACAAATGATGGCGGTGCGGGAATGGCGAAAGCCCTCGGAGTCCAATTCCTTGATAGAAATGGGAATGAAATTGGTGAAGGTGGGGGCTCACTTGGTGATTTAGAGTCGATCGATCTAGCAGATATAGACCCACGGTTAAAAGAGATCAAAATAGAGGTTGCTTGTGATGTTGATAATCCGCTTACAGGGGAAAGAGGAGCCTCAGCCATTTTTGGACCGCAAAAAGGAGCAACCCCGGAAATGGTTGCCCAATTGGATACGAATCTTAGCCATTTTGCTGACATTATTGAGTGTGATCTCGGTAAAAAGATTAAGGATGTATCTGGTGCCGGTGCGGCCGGTGGTCTCGGTGGAGGTTTGCTTGCCTTCCTAAATGCAGAGCTGAAGCGGGGCGTTGATATTGTCATTGAGGCAACCGGGCTTTCTCAGTTCGTTCAAGATGCTGATTTGGTGATTACCGGGGAAGGAAAGATTGATGGACAGACGATTTTTGGGAAAACCCCGATTGGTATAGCGAAAACGGCTAAAAAGTTTGGAACCCCTGTTGTTGGAATCGCAGGTAATATTGCAAATGACAGCGATATAGTCCACGACTATGGAATTGATGCGGTTTTTAGTATCGTTCCAGGTGTTGTCTTACTAGAGGATGCCTTTACACATGCGGCGGAATATGTAGAAAGGACAGCCGCCAATATTGCAGCTGTTTGGAAGATGAAACGATAA
- a CDS encoding transglutaminase domain-containing protein, with protein MKKLFFLFICFCAFMFLSEKNMIPSVEEIKSFLNINSFQLSDEGNQENETSEAKVNEQKPTTSTSAPSKGNYQPTEIQTYDVTVENGKLVVTGKPTEYGKYNNADGVILYIQEVRAHKDTTIKVPFTNGKINYAYPLTYTVGDVIINLDEYYNGKENDPNKVLGYAQYTLTDEDPYLAPSYMVQSNDPAISALAQNITSGKESDIEKSRAIFEWVAKNISYNAPLVNSTNPPIYSAQQTLQSRIVLCTGYAHLSAALHRAVGIEAKIAYGENHAWNEVMLNGVWQSEDPTYGSGYINANTNKFVRSYQPAYFSKTDKNKEGEYPW; from the coding sequence TTGAAAAAACTATTCTTTCTTTTCATATGTTTTTGTGCATTTATGTTTTTATCCGAAAAAAATATGATTCCTTCAGTTGAAGAAATAAAAAGCTTCTTGAACATAAATAGTTTCCAATTATCAGACGAGGGGAATCAAGAAAATGAAACCAGTGAAGCTAAAGTAAATGAGCAAAAACCTACAACTTCTACCTCGGCACCCTCGAAGGGAAACTATCAGCCAACGGAGATTCAAACCTATGACGTAACAGTAGAAAACGGAAAGCTTGTTGTAACAGGGAAACCTACAGAATATGGAAAATACAATAATGCGGATGGTGTCATTTTATATATTCAAGAAGTGCGAGCCCATAAGGATACAACCATAAAGGTTCCTTTTACCAATGGAAAAATAAATTATGCTTATCCACTAACCTATACAGTAGGGGATGTAATCATCAACCTGGATGAATATTACAATGGAAAGGAAAACGATCCGAATAAGGTTCTTGGCTATGCCCAATATACATTAACAGATGAAGACCCGTATTTAGCTCCAAGTTACATGGTTCAAAGTAATGACCCAGCCATTTCGGCTTTAGCCCAAAACATAACGAGCGGAAAGGAATCGGATATAGAAAAATCGCGGGCCATTTTTGAGTGGGTAGCAAAAAATATCTCCTATAATGCTCCACTTGTAAATTCAACCAACCCGCCAATCTATTCTGCACAGCAAACCTTACAATCTCGTATAGTGCTCTGTACCGGCTATGCTCATTTAAGTGCTGCCCTTCACCGAGCTGTAGGTATTGAAGCGAAAATTGCTTATGGTGAAAACCATGCTTGGAATGAAGTTATGTTGAATGGTGTGTGGCAGTCTGAAGATCCGACATACGGTTCCGGATACATTAACGCTAATACAAATAAATTTGTACGAAGCTATCAACCTGCTTATTTTTCCAAAACGGATAAAAATAAGGAAGGGGAGTATCCTTGGTAA
- a CDS encoding TetM/TetW/TetO/TetS family tetracycline resistance ribosomal protection protein, with amino-acid sequence MKKTIGLFAHVDAGKTTLAEQLLFHTKTIKQRGRVDHKDTFLDNHEIEKQRGITVFAEQAMFSFNQSDYYLIDTPGHVDFSPEMERAIQVMDYAIVIISAVEGIEGHTETVWRLLQQHQVPTFFFINKTDRVGADSERVLDEIRSHLTTDVFDITETFTHGDMTEELIEFIAERDESLLEQYMDSGYQPELWLETMKKLLHENQFFPCATGSALQDIGIDSFLEKLDLLTTSHYKRSEPFAGRVYKIRYDEKGTRITFIKALSGTLKVRDEISYGDQENPFCEKITQIKLYSGNKFKTTDQILAGDIFAVAGLSSASAGDGLGTIKEKAVYEMVSALKSNVLFDSSMNVKDVLRYFNILNAEDPALNVIWEERSQEIHIHVMGTIQLEVLKQIVKERFHFDVSFGEPEILYKETIDSEVTGYGHFEPLGHYAEVHLRIEPAERNGVISFESVCHTDHLTVGTQNLIRHHLFEQEHHGLLTGSPISDVKITLLTGKAHNKHTSGGDFREASYRALRQGLEKAINVLLEPFYQFKMKMDLDHLGKVLTDIQNAHGSFDPPVTEGNRAILTGKVPVVTFMNYGPEFGSITGGKGTMNLVFGGYYPCHNPDQVIEKINYNKDADPEYTSTSIFCSKGQGYSVPWDQAEAEMHCK; translated from the coding sequence ATGAAGAAAACAATTGGGTTGTTTGCCCATGTAGATGCAGGAAAAACCACATTGGCCGAACAACTGCTATTTCATACAAAAACAATTAAACAAAGAGGACGGGTCGATCATAAGGACACCTTCCTGGATAATCATGAAATCGAAAAACAACGTGGAATTACCGTGTTCGCAGAACAGGCAATGTTCTCTTTTAATCAATCAGATTACTATTTAATCGACACCCCGGGGCATGTGGATTTTTCCCCAGAAATGGAACGTGCAATTCAAGTAATGGATTACGCAATAGTCATCATCAGTGCCGTCGAAGGAATTGAAGGACATACCGAAACTGTATGGAGGCTTCTTCAGCAGCATCAAGTACCAACTTTTTTCTTTATTAACAAAACCGATCGGGTCGGCGCTGATTCCGAAAGAGTTTTAGACGAAATCCGCAGCCATTTAACCACTGACGTATTTGACATTACCGAGACGTTTACTCACGGTGATATGACCGAGGAACTAATTGAATTTATTGCCGAGCGGGATGAGTCACTTTTAGAACAGTACATGGATTCAGGTTACCAACCGGAACTATGGTTAGAAACGATGAAGAAGCTGCTGCACGAAAATCAATTTTTTCCATGTGCAACCGGCTCAGCGTTACAAGATATCGGGATTGACAGCTTTCTTGAAAAATTAGACTTGTTAACAACTTCTCATTATAAGCGTAGTGAACCCTTTGCCGGCCGTGTCTATAAAATTCGCTATGATGAAAAAGGAACGAGAATTACGTTTATCAAAGCACTTAGTGGAACATTAAAAGTACGCGACGAAATCAGTTACGGCGATCAAGAAAATCCATTCTGTGAAAAAATAACCCAAATCAAATTATATAGCGGCAACAAATTTAAAACGACCGACCAAATCTTAGCCGGTGATATATTTGCCGTAGCCGGTTTGTCATCAGCCTCTGCAGGAGACGGCTTAGGAACAATAAAAGAAAAAGCTGTATACGAAATGGTCTCAGCCCTAAAATCAAACGTACTATTTGATTCATCGATGAATGTGAAAGACGTACTGAGGTATTTTAACATATTGAATGCAGAAGACCCCGCATTAAATGTGATCTGGGAAGAGCGTTCGCAGGAAATTCATATCCATGTAATGGGGACGATTCAACTTGAAGTCTTAAAGCAAATCGTTAAGGAACGATTTCACTTCGATGTCTCATTTGGAGAACCGGAAATTTTATATAAGGAAACGATTGATTCTGAGGTGACAGGCTATGGCCATTTTGAACCATTGGGCCATTATGCGGAAGTACATTTACGAATAGAGCCAGCTGAAAGAAATGGCGTCATTTCCTTTGAAAGTGTGTGCCATACGGATCACTTAACGGTTGGAACGCAGAACCTCATTCGCCACCACTTATTTGAGCAAGAACATCATGGGTTGCTGACGGGATCGCCCATTTCCGATGTGAAAATCACGTTGCTAACAGGTAAGGCCCATAATAAGCATACCTCCGGGGGCGACTTTAGAGAGGCATCCTATCGGGCATTACGACAAGGCTTAGAAAAAGCAATAAACGTCCTGCTTGAACCGTTTTATCAATTTAAAATGAAAATGGATTTGGATCATCTCGGAAAAGTGCTGACAGATATCCAAAACGCTCATGGAAGCTTCGACCCGCCTGTAACTGAAGGTAATCGAGCCATTCTAACCGGGAAAGTGCCGGTCGTAACTTTTATGAATTATGGACCTGAATTTGGCTCAATTACTGGAGGAAAAGGAACCATGAATCTAGTATTTGGCGGATACTACCCATGTCATAATCCAGACCAAGTAATTGAAAAAATCAATTACAATAAAGATGCTGATCCAGAATATACATCCACTTCGATTTTCTGTTCAAAGGGACAAGGTTATTCGGTTCCATGGGATCAGGCCGAAGCGGAAATGCATTGTAAATAG
- a CDS encoding undecaprenyl-diphosphatase, producing the protein MDLSEVNISLFRLVNDLGKEYTYLNPVFSFIAENMVLLLALSVVIIWFTRDQNNRLMILCATITFICAFIIGKISGQFHSNYQPFVELSDVNKLIEKEKDNSFPSDHTILFFSYCISFWLFKRGWSILWIMLAFLVGISRIWVGVHYPFDVIAGILISFVTATFIYFIVPKLRVTKNILSIYEKLEDTLFQPFKKSKGNKTKNY; encoded by the coding sequence TTGGATCTTTCTGAAGTTAATATTTCATTATTTAGATTGGTTAATGACTTAGGAAAAGAGTATACATATTTAAATCCTGTTTTTAGTTTTATTGCTGAAAATATGGTTTTATTACTTGCACTAAGTGTTGTTATTATCTGGTTTACTCGTGACCAAAACAATAGGTTAATGATTCTATGTGCAACAATCACTTTTATTTGTGCATTTATCATTGGTAAAATATCAGGTCAATTTCATTCAAATTATCAACCATTTGTAGAATTATCAGATGTAAATAAGCTAATTGAGAAAGAAAAAGATAATTCCTTTCCAAGCGACCATACAATTTTATTCTTCTCATATTGTATATCTTTTTGGCTTTTCAAAAGAGGTTGGTCAATCTTATGGATAATGTTAGCTTTTCTAGTTGGCATCTCCCGTATTTGGGTAGGTGTTCATTATCCATTTGATGTTATAGCAGGAATACTAATAAGCTTTGTAACTGCAACCTTCATATATTTCATAGTACCTAAATTAAGAGTTACTAAAAATATTCTAAGTATTTATGAAAAATTGGAGGACACACTTTTTCAGCCATTTAAAAAATCAAAAGGAAACAAAACTAAAAACTATTAA
- a CDS encoding TerC family protein has protein sequence MELLQEIINTYSSFFSFETLENVVTDPASWGIIGTLIILEGLLSADNALVLAVMVKHLPKDQRKKALFYGIFGAYFFRVVAIGLGVSLINIPWIKIVCGHYLLWIVFQNFVKKEEDEVQNKKMGFWRTVLTVELMDIAFSFDSVIAAFGVSNQVWVLFLGGVLGILMMRGVAQLFITLIEKVPEFEITAFLLIGVIGIKMIISAFGFRMDEVVLFSIIIAVFMGTFIVHLFRKNSGDETTM, from the coding sequence ATGGAACTCCTACAAGAAATAATTAATACCTATAGTTCATTTTTTTCATTTGAGACATTAGAGAATGTTGTAACCGATCCTGCAAGCTGGGGAATTATTGGGACCCTCATTATTCTTGAAGGATTATTATCTGCTGATAATGCCCTCGTTCTAGCGGTTATGGTAAAGCACTTGCCTAAGGACCAACGTAAAAAAGCTCTATTCTATGGGATATTTGGTGCTTATTTTTTCCGAGTTGTGGCAATTGGATTGGGTGTTTCGTTAATCAACATTCCTTGGATAAAAATTGTCTGTGGCCACTATCTTCTTTGGATAGTTTTTCAAAATTTTGTTAAGAAAGAGGAAGATGAGGTTCAAAATAAGAAAATGGGATTTTGGCGAACGGTTTTAACCGTAGAACTAATGGACATTGCTTTCAGTTTTGACAGTGTGATTGCTGCATTTGGCGTTTCTAATCAAGTTTGGGTTTTATTCCTTGGAGGGGTGCTGGGGATTTTAATGATGCGCGGGGTCGCTCAATTATTCATAACATTGATTGAAAAAGTTCCTGAATTTGAAATAACTGCTTTTCTTTTGATTGGTGTTATTGGAATAAAAATGATTATCTCTGCATTTGGTTTCCGTATGGATGAAGTCGTATTATTTAGTATAATAATCGCCGTATTCATGGGAACATTCATTGTCCACTTATTCAGAAAAAATTCTGGGGATGAAACAACGATGTAA
- a CDS encoding GIY-YIG nuclease family protein, producing MDRKKELKQLYKETPIEAGIFQIKNTENQKIYIGSTKNLKTLNGLKFMLDTGGNRNKELQKEWLEFGKEAFEIEVLEILKKKEEAYFNEKEELQKLEEKWLEQLQPYGERGYHHQKK from the coding sequence ATGGATCGTAAAAAAGAACTCAAGCAATTATATAAAGAGACTCCGATAGAAGCAGGGATATTTCAAATCAAAAACACGGAAAATCAAAAGATTTACATAGGCAGCACCAAAAATTTGAAGACATTAAACGGATTAAAATTCATGCTTGATACAGGCGGGAATAGGAATAAAGAACTTCAAAAAGAATGGTTGGAATTTGGAAAGGAAGCCTTTGAAATTGAAGTTCTAGAAATCCTAAAAAAGAAGGAAGAAGCCTATTTTAACGAAAAAGAAGAACTGCAAAAGCTTGAAGAAAAGTGGTTAGAGCAGCTGCAGCCCTATGGAGAACGGGGCTATCATCACCAAAAAAAATAA
- a CDS encoding DUF2087 domain-containing protein has product MELSEIFWNASVEELKSGYIDKADSFICLLCGENVEKGIVYPYEGILYEAERYMRIHIEETHHSVFEYLLGLDKKFTGLTDHQNHLLRLFYQGKTDTEVREETGIGSVSTIRHHRFALKEKERQAKTFLTMMELLKEKDNHASAFVPPPKTARMVDERYNITQEEQEQIVKKYFLNGTEGHLKKFPLKEKQRLVVLSEIVKQLNRENTYNEAELNEILISFHDDYAMIRRYLIEYGFLDRKPDGSLYWLKK; this is encoded by the coding sequence ATGGAACTATCGGAAATTTTTTGGAATGCCTCGGTCGAAGAACTTAAGAGTGGGTATATTGATAAGGCTGATTCTTTTATATGCCTTCTTTGCGGCGAAAATGTGGAAAAGGGGATTGTTTATCCATATGAGGGGATTCTTTATGAAGCTGAAAGATATATGAGAATTCATATTGAAGAGACTCACCATTCGGTTTTTGAGTATTTGCTTGGACTTGATAAAAAATTCACCGGGCTGACTGATCACCAAAATCATCTTCTTCGTTTATTTTATCAAGGTAAAACTGATACAGAAGTGCGTGAGGAAACGGGAATAGGTAGTGTATCCACTATTAGGCATCATCGTTTTGCCTTAAAAGAGAAGGAACGACAAGCAAAGACCTTTTTGACGATGATGGAACTTTTAAAGGAAAAAGATAATCATGCTTCAGCTTTTGTGCCGCCGCCTAAAACTGCTAGGATGGTTGACGAACGGTACAATATTACACAGGAAGAACAGGAGCAAATAGTGAAGAAATATTTTCTTAATGGAACAGAAGGACATTTAAAGAAATTTCCATTGAAAGAAAAGCAAAGGCTTGTTGTATTGAGCGAGATTGTTAAACAACTTAACCGTGAAAATACTTATAATGAAGCAGAATTAAATGAAATATTGATTTCTTTTCATGATGATTATGCAATGATCAGAAGATATTTAATAGAATACGGGTTTTTGGATCGAAAGCCTGATGGAAGCCTTTACTGGCTTAAAAAGTAG
- a CDS encoding DinB family protein, whose protein sequence is MYRTIEEFVKNWYHEANSTQKVMDVLTDDSLKQEVAQGHWTLGKLAWHIVTSLHELMSQTGLKFDAEVPGSQVPSSAKEIANSYRQSSESMIAAIKEQWTDESLIEMKNMYGEQWPNGLTLFILNSHQIHHRGQMTVLMRQAGLKVPGIYGPSLEEGAAYGMETQTN, encoded by the coding sequence ATGTATCGTACAATCGAAGAATTTGTGAAGAACTGGTACCATGAAGCAAACTCGACACAAAAAGTTATGGATGTACTGACAGATGATTCTTTGAAGCAGGAGGTGGCTCAAGGTCACTGGACACTTGGAAAACTTGCATGGCATATTGTTACTTCTCTACATGAGTTGATGTCTCAAACTGGACTAAAATTTGATGCTGAGGTACCCGGGAGCCAAGTTCCATCTTCTGCAAAGGAAATAGCTAATAGCTATCGTCAGTCAAGTGAATCCATGATCGCTGCAATAAAAGAGCAATGGACAGACGAATCATTAATAGAAATGAAAAATATGTATGGGGAACAATGGCCAAATGGACTAACACTTTTTATCTTAAATTCTCACCAAATTCACCATCGTGGTCAAATGACGGTTCTAATGCGTCAAGCAGGTCTGAAAGTACCTGGAATATATGGACCTTCACTAGAGGAAGGGGCAGCGTATGGAATGGAAACACAAACTAATTAA
- a CDS encoding response regulator transcription factor: protein MSKTILIADDELEIITLLRLFLEIEGYTVIEGNNGDEALSSIQNNHIDLAIIDIMMPKLDGYQLIKLIRKEYKLPIIVLSAKNEETDKILGLGLGADDYISKPFSSMEVVARVQAQLRRTYEFDKDASLEARTCIGDIVLDHHECILYKHGQPIQLSSMEYKLLKLFTAEPGRIFTKKQIFEKVRSDYFFNDDNTIMVQISRLRDKIEDQPRNPIYIRTIRGLGYRFSKNEELNGK from the coding sequence ATGAGCAAAACGATCCTTATCGCTGATGATGAGCTAGAAATTATCACCTTGTTAAGATTATTCCTTGAGATAGAAGGATATACAGTAATTGAAGGAAACAATGGCGATGAGGCATTATCAAGCATTCAAAACAATCACATTGATCTAGCAATTATCGATATTATGATGCCAAAGCTCGATGGCTATCAATTGATCAAATTAATAAGGAAGGAATACAAGCTGCCCATTATCGTTTTATCAGCTAAAAACGAGGAAACGGATAAAATTCTTGGCCTTGGTCTTGGTGCAGATGATTATATTTCAAAACCTTTTAGCTCTATGGAAGTAGTTGCTCGCGTTCAAGCCCAGCTTCGTCGAACCTATGAGTTCGATAAAGATGCTTCACTGGAAGCAAGAACTTGTATTGGAGATATTGTACTTGACCACCATGAATGCATTTTGTATAAGCACGGGCAACCCATTCAGCTTAGTTCAATGGAATATAAGCTATTAAAACTTTTTACGGCAGAGCCTGGACGTATTTTTACAAAAAAACAGATTTTTGAAAAGGTTCGGTCAGATTATTTTTTTAACGATGATAATACGATTATGGTTCAAATTAGTAGACTTCGGGACAAAATTGAAGATCAGCCGAGGAATCCAATTTATATAAGGACGATTCGCGGACTAGGATATCGTTTCTCTAAAAACGAAGAGCTCAATGGCAAGTAA
- a CDS encoding HAMP domain-containing sensor histidine kinase yields MASKNKLAENLIKNYVFFSITTGMIIFLLLVMFNYRLLNEFGESDFAKIKASEIVQQNYVDIQSEAIEKVHGWIEILDDHLRVIYVKGEKQDIFLSYTEKEINRQFYDLDDNLYHATLAPFETKDGRTFYCFVKIPKKYLSTSFQFSQESKEFIPIFWKFLLQTLALCFLLFIINVYIYSRWTAGKITSPLRYISEGIRNVANGQFYKRLHFKSNYELQQLQEQFNIMAEKLEKAEMEKKQLEESKQRMLVDISHDLKTPITSIQGYIEALQRGLITDEKKKQRTLDLIHTKTNLVTALIEDVFELSKLESPDYPFTKERSDITEFIRQMAIEFYYSFSEKNINFHVDIPEEEISMSYNHKLLYRAVSNILSNALTYNPAGTKVLIQLKEETSYVRVSIIDNGIGISESLKEKIFEPFARGDHSRKSDGGTGLGLTISKNIIKKHGGQIELDTSMGKTVFQITLFK; encoded by the coding sequence ATGGCAAGTAAAAATAAGCTAGCCGAAAATCTCATAAAAAATTATGTTTTCTTTTCAATAACAACCGGAATGATCATCTTTCTTCTATTAGTTATGTTTAATTACCGTTTGCTTAATGAATTTGGCGAATCTGATTTTGCGAAAATTAAAGCGAGTGAAATCGTACAACAAAATTATGTTGATATCCAGTCGGAAGCAATTGAAAAGGTTCATGGATGGATAGAAATTCTTGATGATCATTTGCGTGTTATCTATGTTAAGGGAGAAAAACAAGATATTTTTTTAAGCTATACAGAAAAAGAAATAAACCGCCAATTCTATGATTTAGATGATAATTTATATCATGCTACTTTAGCACCTTTTGAAACGAAAGATGGACGTACATTCTATTGTTTTGTTAAAATTCCAAAAAAATACTTATCAACCAGCTTTCAATTTTCACAAGAATCAAAAGAATTTATACCAATATTTTGGAAATTTCTATTACAAACATTAGCCCTATGTTTTCTCCTATTCATTATCAATGTATATATTTATAGCCGCTGGACTGCTGGAAAAATAACCAGTCCCCTTCGTTATATCTCTGAAGGAATCAGAAATGTAGCGAATGGCCAATTCTACAAAAGACTTCATTTTAAATCTAACTACGAATTACAACAACTTCAAGAGCAATTTAATATAATGGCAGAAAAACTAGAAAAAGCAGAAATGGAGAAAAAACAATTAGAGGAAAGTAAACAGCGTATGCTTGTTGATATTTCCCACGATCTCAAAACGCCCATCACGTCGATACAAGGCTATATTGAAGCGTTGCAAAGAGGGCTTATTACAGATGAGAAAAAGAAACAAAGAACACTTGACCTTATCCACACGAAAACAAATTTGGTCACAGCCTTAATTGAAGACGTATTTGAATTGTCCAAGCTAGAAAGTCCTGACTATCCATTTACAAAAGAACGTTCAGACATTACAGAGTTTATTCGTCAAATGGCTATAGAATTTTATTATTCATTCAGTGAAAAGAACATCAATTTTCATGTGGATATTCCAGAAGAGGAAATAAGTATGTCCTACAACCACAAGCTTTTATACCGGGCCGTTTCCAATATTCTCTCTAATGCATTGACCTATAATCCCGCGGGAACAAAGGTGCTTATTCAATTAAAAGAAGAAACTTCATATGTTCGTGTTTCCATTATTGATAATGGAATCGGAATTTCTGAATCGTTAAAAGAAAAAATATTCGAACCGTTTGCCCGAGGAGATCATTCGAGAAAAAGCGACGGAGGAACAGGTCTAGGTTTAACTATTTCTAAAAATATCATTAAAAAGCATGGTGGCCAAATTGAATTAGATACGAGCATGGGGAAAACAGTGTTTCAAATTACATTATTTAAATGA